The bacterium region AAAACTCTTGACTGGTGTTAATACAAGAACGGTGCCAATGGGAGGCGACGGAAATCAGATTCGCTTTTTCCTTGAATTACAACGAGTTACAACAATCACTCCAAGAGGGAAAACACAGCGGGGAGACAAGGCGCCAAATATTACAGCGCCTAATTTTTAAGCACTGCTGAAATGCACAGCACTGTTTGGGGAGCAGAGGGGAAGGTCTATTTAAGTCGGTTGTGCAGGGTGTTGCGGTTGACGTTCAGGTAGGCGGCCGCCCGGCTCTTGTTGCCCTCGAACATGTCCAGGACACGCCGGATCACGCGCTCCTCGACCTGACGCAGGTCGAGGCCCCCGGCGGGGAACCGGACCAGCAGTCCCTCGGCCGGATCGGCGCCGCCATCGGGGGCGGGCAGGTCGAAACGCTCCTCTGTGGCCAGGAAAGCCAGATGCTCGGGCGACACCTCCGTGGCGTCGTGCAGCAGCGTGACCCGCTCGATGGCATTCTGCAGCTCGCGGACATTGCCGGGCCAGGGATAATCCAGCAGTATCCTTTCGGCCTGGGGCGAAAAGGCGTGGAAGGCTTTCTTTCTCTGCGCGGCGAACTGCTCGAGGAACATCCGGGCCAGTTGCAGCGCCTCATCCTGACGCTCGCGCAGCGGGGGTATACGGATCCGTCCGGTGTTGAGACGATAATAGAGGTCGCGGCGGAACTTGCCCTCCCGCACCTGTCCGGCCAGGTCCTGGTTGGTGGCGCAGACAATCCGCACCGACACGGCGATGCGCTTGATCCCGCCCACCCGGAAGAACTCCCGCTCCTGGAGGGCGCGCAGCAGCTTGGGCTGAAGGTCGAGGGGCATGTCGCCGATTTCGTCCAGAAACAGGGTCCCGCCCGAGGCCAGCTCGAACTTGCCGGGCTGGCCTGTCTTTCTGGCCCCGGAGAACGCGCCGCCCTCGTAGCCGAACAGCTCGCTCTCGAACAGCGTGGGGGAAATGGCCGAACAGTTGATCGGGATGAACGGCTCCGGGCTGACCGCGGCGTGCCCGTAGTGCACCAGGCGGGCCACCACCTCCTTGCCGGTGCCGGTCTCACCCTCGATCAGCACCGGCACGGAGCGGTCCTCATGGAACCTCTCGGCCAGAGCGACGATCTCCTGCATCTTGTCGGAGAACACGCCC contains the following coding sequences:
- a CDS encoding sigma-54 dependent transcriptional regulator, whose protein sequence is MRILLVDDDPHGRELLADYLTDQLYHDVTQCGNGIEALATFKAQPFPLVISDIRMPGMDGLELLQHLKSLPLGDKTDLLFITGHGDMSTAVQALRGGACDYLLKPVNLEELELIVSRIADNRAMREENRELTTRFREKVDEATRETRDRLADLQKAFAQVVGVGKVGVFSDKMQEIVALAERFHEDRSVPVLIEGETGTGKEVVARLVHYGHAAVSPEPFIPINCSAISPTLFESELFGYEGGAFSGARKTGQPGKFELASGGTLFLDEIGDMPLDLQPKLLRALQEREFFRVGGIKRIAVSVRIVCATNQDLAGQVREGKFRRDLYYRLNTGRIRIPPLRERQDEALQLARMFLEQFAAQRKKAFHAFSPQAERILLDYPWPGNVRELQNAIERVTLLHDATEVSPEHLAFLATEERFDLPAPDGGADPAEGLLVRFPAGGLDLRQVEERVIRRVLDMFEGNKSRAAAYLNVNRNTLHNRLK